The genomic region GTTACAAATTACAAATCATAAACTATAGAATTGTAAAATATAAATGTAAAAATAACAATAAGTTACAAAAATCAATTTAGGACTAGACACAGATTGCCACTCTACTGCTATCTTAAATTGGAGGCAATTGCAACTTATTTCATAAAGCGTAACTTCATGGGAACGAATTACCAACGGGTTTTACTGAAACTGAGCGGTGAGGCCTTAATGGGCAACTTGGGCTATGGCATTGATCCAGAAGTAGTCAAGGGAATAGCTCAAGAATTAGGAGAGGTGGTGGCCACTGGTGTTCAAGTCGCTATCGTGGTTGGTGGTGGTAACATTTTTAGGGGCGTTAAAGCAGCATCAGCAGGTATGGACAGGGCAACAGCTGATTATATAGGAATGATTGCCACAGTAATGAATGCCATGACTCTACAAGACTCCCTAGAGAGAATAGGAGTACAAACAAGAGTACAAACGGCGATCGCCATGCAAGAGTTGGCTGAACCATATATCCGCCGTCGTGCCATCCGTCATTTGGAAAAAGGACGAGTGGTGATTTTTGGTGCGGGTTCAGGTAATCCTTTCTTTACCACAGACACCACTGCTGCTTTAAGAGCAGCGGAAATCGAAGCAGATGTGATTTTTAAGGCTACTAAGGTAGATGGTATCTACAGTGCAGACCCTAAAGTTCATTCCAATGCCAAACGCTATAAAACCCTCACCTATGGTCACGTTTTGGCGGAGGATTTGCGAGTCATGGATAGTACCGCAATTGCCCTATGTAAAGAAAACAACATTCCAATTCTCGTCTTTGACTTAACCGTACGGGGGAATATCCGTCGCGCAGTCATGGGAGAATCTATTGGTACTCTTGTGGGAGGTTCTTGTGACATTAGCTGAAGCTGAAAGTACAATGAAAAAAACCGTTGAAGCTACTCAAAAAGCTTTCAACAGCATTCGCACCGGTCGTGCCAATGCTAGTTTACTAGATAAAGTACAAGTCGAATATTATGGGAACCCTGCGCCCCTGAAATCCCTGGCCAACATTACTACACCAGACGCATCAACTATTCTCATTCAACCCTATGACAGGACCAGTTTGAATATAGTGGAAAAGGCTATCTCCTTGTCTGATGTAGGTCTAACTCCTAGTAATGATGGTTCTGTGATTCGCCTAAATATACCACCTTTGACATCTGAGCGCCGTAAAGAATTAGTTAAACTGGCTGCCAAGTATGCTGAGGAAGGTCGGGTAGGAATTCGCAATA from Cylindrospermopsis curvispora GIHE-G1 harbors:
- the pyrH gene encoding UMP kinase, translating into MGTNYQRVLLKLSGEALMGNLGYGIDPEVVKGIAQELGEVVATGVQVAIVVGGGNIFRGVKAASAGMDRATADYIGMIATVMNAMTLQDSLERIGVQTRVQTAIAMQELAEPYIRRRAIRHLEKGRVVIFGAGSGNPFFTTDTTAALRAAEIEADVIFKATKVDGIYSADPKVHSNAKRYKTLTYGHVLAEDLRVMDSTAIALCKENNIPILVFDLTVRGNIRRAVMGESIGTLVGGSCDIS
- the frr gene encoding ribosome recycling factor, with translation MTLAEAESTMKKTVEATQKAFNSIRTGRANASLLDKVQVEYYGNPAPLKSLANITTPDASTILIQPYDRTSLNIVEKAISLSDVGLTPSNDGSVIRLNIPPLTSERRKELVKLAAKYAEEGRVGIRNIRRDALDSIRKQQKAADISEDESRDQQDKLQKITNIYTAKIDELLAEKEKDISTV